The genome window TTGCGCTCATCTTCCCGATGCTGCTGGATATTCTCAACGCTATCTGCGTTCTCATCTATCGTGGGTTGGGTGCGGGGTTCTATTTCCTGTCGTGGATTCGGTTTGTGCTGTCGTTTATTGTCTTGTTTATTCCGTCAACATTGATGGGAGGGATGCTACTCCTACTCAGTAGGGCCGCCAAGGAACGATGTGCAGGATTCCGAGCAGATCGCCTCTTCGCAATCAATATGCTAAGCGCGAGCATTGGTTGTATCGCCGTTGGTTTCTTCCTCCTCCAACTTCTAGGTCTTCAGAGTTCGGTTTATCTGGGTGTCGCAATTAACTTGATTCTGGCGGGGGTTGCTTTCGGTTTAGACCGCTCACGGTCTGAAACGCCTGTGGATTTGCAGCAGGACGCGCGCGATGAATCAGAGACCGCTTCAACAGGGGGAATGTGGCGGCTATTGTTATGGACATTTGCCGTTTCTGGCTTCTGTGCAATGGGTTATGCAGTCCTCTGGACACGTCTCCTGACGACTTTTCTTGGCAGCGCAAGTTATGCGTTTTCGGTCACGCTGACTGCTTTACTTCTTGGCATTACCGCTGGTAGCTTGGTATTTGCAGCAATCGCGCGTCGAGTTAAGCCGTGCATAAACCTTTTTGGATTGATCCAGATTGGGGTAGGGCTATCCGTTGTTGCGCTGATACCTGCTTTCGGAAACCTGTATGGGATTAGCAGGGGACTACAAAACGCTTTCGGGATTGGACGTATCTGGGAATTTGGTGCCGGAATCATCCTGATGATTGTTCCTGCTATTCTTATCGGAGGGAGTTTTCCGTTAGCTCGCCGAATTTGTGCGTCAGCCAAATCGCAATCAGCAGCTTACCCTTTCAGCACAATCGGCGCACTCCTTGGACCGCTGTGTACGGGGTTTATCCTTATCCCGTTGATTGGGATGCGTCCGAGCCTTGTCTTAACCGCCGGGTTAAATGCGGTTCTAGGGTGTGTTTTAATTGTTAGGGATACAGAAAAATCACAGCTTTTCAGTGGCACTGCGATTGGTAGTGCTATCCTAACTGTTGGTGTTGGGTTGATGGTGTTGCTATGGGGGAACTCACCTCCCTTCTTGAAGAATGGGGTCTTTTGGTCACAACGCATGAACGATACGCTAGTTGCGTATACCGAAACTGTCGACGCGAATATCGCTACGTTTATGGATGACCAAGGTATCCATCGGATCTATGTTGACAACGATGAGATCGCCGACACTTCTCGTCGAGGATCGGCGCCACATCGCATCATCGCTCATCTGCCGCTACTGCTGCATCCGAATCCTGAACACGGTCTTGTCCTCGGGTTTGGGATGGGAATCACCTCCCACACCATGACGCAGCACGATGTGCGTGTGGACACCGTCGAAAATCCAGATGGACTCATCGAAACGGCACAGAAATACTTTGCCGACGTAAACCATAGCGTCCTCGACAGTGCCTCGTTCAATCACACGGTCAATGATGAGCGAAATTATCTGTTGATGACCCTAAAACAATACGACGTAATTTCTATAGGTGCCCGTCATCCGCTGGTGAGTTCAACGAGTTCCAACCTTTACACCGCAGATCTATACCGGTGGTGCAAGCGTATTCTTACAGAAGATGGTATAATATGTCAGTGGATACCGCTCAAGCGGCTGCCAGAAACACATCTCAAGATGATTCTGAGAACCTTTATTGAGGTGTTTCCAAACGCAACAATATGGTATAAATACACCCCAGAGTTTGCCCTCCTGATTGGGACACCAGAACGGCTAAAGATAAATTATCAACGCCTTATGGAGAGGACACAGATGCCACGGGTTCACGAAGCGCTTGCGGCTAATGACCTCGATGGATTGTCCCTTATTGATTCGTTCATGATGGGTGAACAGGCGGTCCGAACGTATGCCGGTGATGGTCCAATCCATACAGACGATCACCCACGTATGGAGTTCTTTCAGCCCCGTACACTGGCGAACACAACTCACATAAACATTGCGGGACTCGCGAAATACCGTGAACGCTCTACTCCCTATTTGGCAAATTATGGTCGTACGATGAGCGATAAGATCGAAGTGCGAAAGCGAATCGACCTCTACTTTGATGCCACGGAGAAGCTGATCGAGGGACAGATTGAACATGCCAAGGGAGAATATGAAAAGGCTGTAGGTGTATTGAATCAGGCGGTAGCCATTAATCCGGACGATAATACGATTCGATACAATCTTGGGGCTGCGGTAGCGTTGGCAAACAAGGATTATCGTGAGGAGCTCAAGCAGACAGAAAAAGCCCTTAAACAAGCACTACAAAGCAATCCACGCGATGCCCAAAAATATGTTGAACTGGGTGTCACGTATGAACTTCAGGGGGAATTGGCGAAATCTGCGGATGCCTTTGAAGAAGCGCTGAAATATGACCCGAATCGCCTAGAGTTGTATTCATTGCTCGGACCGATTTATGAACGTCAAGAACGGTACGCCGACGCGTTGCGCACGTACCAGAGACTTGAGCAATTAGAGCCAAATCTTCCTGCTATCATCTTCGGTGCAATGGCATCGATTTATCATTTTCATAAGAAGATGCTTCCCGAAGCGCTCCAATATGCACAGAAGGCATTGGCACTGGAGGCAGGTTCTTGGCGTGTGCATAACCTGTTAGGGGCTATCTATACGGATAAGAAGGAGTTTGAAAAAGCGGTTGGTGCCTTCAAGGCTGCAATGCGACTCGCGCCGAACGAACCGATGCCACACAGCGATTTAGCGAAAGTGTTCCTCGCACAAGGTAGATATGATGAAGCGTTAGAATCCGCGAATACGGCAATACGTCTCGCACCGAGGACCCCATACTTTCAAGAGCAGCGCCGTCAGATCGAATCGGCAATGGCAGCGGATGATGAATAACAAAACGACGGACTGGACAAGTAGCATCAGGATAAGTCGAAGAAAAGAGAGAAATAGCGGTTAAAGAAGTAACAAAACATAATCATACACTCGACAAAGGGGTAATAGATAGAAAATGCAGATTCAATCACCAAAGGGGACGAGAGACATCCTCCCTTCAGAGGTTCAGACATGGCAATGGGTCGAGGGGACCGCACGCGATGTTTTTGGCACTTACGGCTATCAGGAGATCCGTACGCCAATTTTTGAAAGCACAGACCTTTTCGTTCGTGGGGTCGGCGATACCACCGATATCGTCGAAAAAGAGATGTACACCTTCAATGACCGGGGCAATCGAAGCGTCTCATTGCGTCCAGAAGGCACGGCGTCGGTAGTGCGTGCCATGCTCCAAAATCGTCTGATGGATGGTGCCAGCGTCCTAAAATTTTACTACATCGGTCAGATGTTTCGCTATGACCGTCCACAGGCGGGACGGTATCGAGAGTTTTGGCAGGTTGGCATCGAAGCGTTTGGCGCAGATTCGCCCGCAATTGACGCAGAGATCATCGCAGCAGGGCAGCAATTTTTCGCAACGCTTGGCATCAAAGACCTTACCTTGCATCTCAACAGCATCGGCGATCCGGTCTGTCGTCCAAAGTATGTTGAAGATCTGACAGCGTATGCGAAGGAACATCTTGACGAGCTATGCGGAAAATGTTACGCACGTCACGAACGAAATCCAATGCGAATCTTGGATTGCAAAGAGAGCGGTTGTCGTGCCGTTGTTGCTAACGCGCCGCTTCTGTCCAATTACCTCTGTGACGCTTGCAGCGAGAACTTCGATATGGTTAAGAGTTATCTGGACGCACTCGAAATTGTTTATCACGAAGATCCATACGTCGTTAGGGGGTTGGATTACTATTCTCGCACCGCATTTGAATTCACTGCGGGCGGTTTGGGGGCACAAAATGCAATCGGGGGTGGTGGCCGGTATGACTATCTGGCAGAAGAGATCGGGGGCGCTGCAACCCCCGGCATCGGATTCGCGCTGGGCATGGATCGAATCATCATTGCTTTGGAGGCTCAGGAGGTTACTGTGCCAACCTCTGCGCCCGTGGATGTCTACTTCACGGTTTTAGGGGACGCTGCGATGCCTATAACCCTGCGGTTAGCGCAAGAACTTCGTGAAAATGGGGTCAAGACAGATCTTGAGTATAAAAGGCGCGGCTTGCGCGCACAGATGAGGACTGCAAACAAACTCAACGCACAGTATGTCGTCATGATTGGCGAAGATGAGATCAACAATGCAGCCGCGACAGTACGGGATATGGGAAGCGGCGATCAGCAGTCGGTCGCGTTCCAACAGTTAGCGGAAATGATGCGTGAAAAGATTGACAGCTAGATTTGACAGTGGTGTAGGTCGCGAGATCCTCTCGGACTTGCCCGATACTCCTGCTCGGTCCAATACCGGCGGGTAATCTGTAGATCGAGATTCATATCTCGACACCCAAATGTCAATTGAACCGAGAACGCCATCAGTCAAGCATATCAGATTGAGGACTAAGACTGTATTTTTATAAATTGAAGGAGAGAATCAAAGTAATGCCTGAAATGCAAAGAACACACTATTGTGGAGAACTACGGCTCGCCGATGCCGGTAAATCGGTACGACTCACCGGTTGGGTATCTCGCCGCCGGGATCACGGCGGCGTCATTTTCATAGACCTACGTGATCGAACCGGAATCACGCAGGTGGTCTTCGATCCAATAATTGACCCCGAAGCGCACCGGGCTGCGGGCGCGATTCGCAACGAATTTGTGTTAAGTGTCAGCGGAAAGGTTCGGGAGCGCGGAGAGGGGCTGACCAATCCTAACCTCCTTACCGGCGAGATTGAACTGGCATCGGACGAACTGGAGATTTTGAACACTGCGAAAACCCCGCCCTTCTTGGTCGAAGATGATATCGATACCGCAGAGGATGTTCGTATGCAGTACCGATACGTTGACCTCCGCCGTCCAAAGATGCAGAAGATGCTACAGATTCGGCACAAAGCAATGCTTGCCGCACGGAGATACATGGACGAACAAGGCTTCCTTGAGATTGAGACGCCAATCTTGATGAACAGTACACCAGAGGGGGCGCGTGATTTTCTGGTGCCAAGCCGGCTCAACCCCGGCAAATTCTATGCCTTGCCACAGTCACCGCAGCAGTTCAAGCAACTATCAATGATGAGTGGTATAGATCGTTATTTCCAAATCGCGCGTTGTTTCCGTGACGAAGATACCCGCGCAAATCGGCTTCTTGAATTAACGCAGCTTGATATTGAAATGTCCTTCGCAACCCGAGAAGATGTCATGGAAGTGACGGAAGGATTATTCAAGAGAATCTTTGAGGAAGCGGTTGACATTCCCATCCCTACACCGTTCCGCCGTATGCCTTACAGTGAAGCAATGGAACGATACGGCACCGATAAGCCAGATACACGGTTTGGACTGGAACTCTCCGATCTCTCGGATCTGGTGGCGGACTGTGATTTCAAGGTGTTTACGGGTGCCTTGGCAAACGAAGGGCAGGTAAAAGGGCTTGCTGTGCCCGGTGGAGCGTCACTCTCGCGCAGGGAGATAGATGATCTCACAGAGTTTGTCGCCATTTATAGAGCAAAGGGGTTAGCATGGATTAAGGTAACAGAGGAAGGCGCTTTTGAATCAAGTATCGTCAAATTTTTCAGCGAAGATACTCTCAAGGCAGTTAGCGAGCGGATGAGCGCCCAGCCGGGCGATCTAATGGTGTTTGTGGCTGACAAACCGCAGATTGTCGCGGATGCACTTGCAAGCCTGCGCCTGCATCTCGGCGAAAAACTCGAATTGATTGATTATGATCGCTTTGATTTCCTGTGGATTATCGATTTTCCCCTGTTCTTCTGGGATGAGGAGGAGAATCGCTACGAACCTTCTCAACACCTTTTCACAATGATGCCCGAGGAAGATATTCCGCTGCTGGATATCGATCCGGGGAAGGCGAGAGGTCTACAATACGACCTAATTATCAACGGAGAAGAGTGCGCCGGGGGTAGCATCAGAATTCACCGATGGGAGCTCCAACAGAAGATATTTGAAATCATGAAGATCAAACCCCAGGAGGTGACCGAGCGGTTTGGGTACTTCGTTGAAGCGTTGCAATATGGAACACCGCCGCATGGCGGTATTGCTTCGGGGTTAGATCGGATGATGATGATGATGACCGGCGAAAAAAATATCCGTGAAGTCACCGCGTTTCCGAAGACACAGAACGGGTTGTGTCTGCTCACCGTTGCACCCTCTGAAGTCACCGACGAACAGCTTGAAGAGTTGTCTATTAAGGTTGATTTGGTTGAGGGTTAATCAGATTTTTGAGGGTGTTTACATCGGTCTTGGGCTTTAGCCAGCCATCGGTTTTGCGAAACCCACCTCAGGTGCCTGACGTCATTATCTAAGGAGATTTGCTTTCAGACAACCCTAGGGTAGTGCGGCTAGTAACCTGTGTCAGATTAAACACATCTTTTCCGACAAAATGGCAAAAATGGAAATGGCTGCAATGAAGGAAGAGATCCAGTTCAGTCCAGAAGATCAACAGTTCATTGACCGAGCCACAGATTTTTGCCAGCGAATGGGTGAGCGTGCTGTCCTCATGTTGGTTGGGAGTCGTGCCGCTAACTTTGCTGATGAATGGTCGGACCTTGACCTATGTATCATTGGCGATAAGTGGTGCCTTTCCGATGAAGATCGGAGAACTTACGAACGAAGCCAGCAACTCTTCGTCGATCGAGGCGATTATGAAGCCCACTGGTCATTTTATGATGAAGAGGACCTACGGGTGTGGTTGGAGACATGGCCCAATGAGATGATGTGGCTTGTTGCCACCTCGCAACCCTTCTACGGTTGTTTAACTACCGCAGAAGAACTGAAGCATCGCTATCGCCTGTATCCGCTAGTGGTCGCCGAGAACAAGTTAAAATGGATGTTCGGCAAGTATTATTACTCGCAGCGCGGTCCCTTAGCTATGGCAGCTCGGAAGCACACGGAAATGGCGTTTATTGCGGTTGGAAACGTCATCGAATATCTCTGCAAAATTTGCTGCATTGCTGAGAAGCAGCCGTTTCCCTACAGCAAATGGCTGGTTGCAGCAGCTAAACAGACACAATTGGGAGCAATGGTATATCCTTCAATTCAACGGGCGGTAGGTGGCATTGAAGAATTTATCAACCCGCCAACCGACCGTCACTGGCGTGACTGGTTGCCGGTGAAAGAATTGCGGGCGACGTTACCGATTGTTCAAAACGGGCTGAAAGAACTGGGTTGGGTTTACGATTGGATTGACAATCCGGAGAGAGTTTACTTTGAGGAGACGGTGAAACGACCTGAACCCTGAATGCCAACGAACCAGAATCAGAACCCCAAATGGATGTATCGGGCATGACTCTTGCGCAAGATATCATATGATTCTTAATGACGACGAAGGAGATTTTTGAGATGGAGAAAGAGCAGTTGCTCGAAAAACGAATTGCGGTGTTAATGGGTGGAAAATCGGGTGAAAGACAGGTCTCACTGCGATCCGGAGCGCGAATTACCGCTGCGCTTCAACGGCTCGGCGCAGATGTAGCCACAATCGATCCAATCGACCTCGATTGGGTGGAGCGGCTGCGCGCTGACGCAGTTGAAATTGCATTTCTGGGGGTACACGGCAAAGGTTGCGAGGATGGAACGATTCAAGGCGTTTTAGAAGCATTTGAGTTTAGCTACACCGGTTCCGGGGTGCTCGCAAGTGCACTGGCAATGAATAAGATCATGACCAAACGGGTGCTTTCGACGCTGGACATTCCCACGCCTGACTACCTGGCCGTTGACCCAAACCAAAATTTAGATCTGCAATGCGAGGAGGCAATCGATCGTCTGGGACTGCCAATTGTGCTAAAGCCTGCATCGGAGGGTTCAAGCATTGGAGTATCCATTATTTCCGAACTGCCGGAGGTTAGACGAATCGCCTATAAAACCCAACATCAGTTCGGGGAAATCTTATTTGAGCGATATATCCGAGGGCAGGAAGTCACGGTCGGATTGTTGGGGATTAATGAAAACCTCCGTGCGTTGCCCGTGCTTGAGTTGGTTCCCAAACGCGAGTTTTACGACTATGAAGCGAAGTATACTGAAGGAATGACCGAGTTCATTATTCCCGCAAGGTTATCCGATTCGCTTACCGAGGAGGTACAGGAAATCGCACTTGGGACGCATCAAGCTGTGGGCTGTTGGGGGTACTCAAGAGTGGATATGTTGGTCGATACCGATGGACAGCCCTATGTGATGGAAATTAATACACTGCCGGGGTTGACTGACCTCAGTGATCTACCGGCACAGGCAGCGGCGGCGGGTATGTCTTATGATGAATTGATCTATGAAATCTTAACGAGTGCGCAAGCACGTCTTATCGCATCGGATTAATACCGACTCGTCGCTAGTCGTGCTGCTCCGACTTCAGTTCACCTACGCAGCGGTAATTTCTGTGGGAATCACATCGGAGGCAGCGCCCTGCCGGAACTCAATGGCAGAATCAATCATCTTGAAGATATCAAACTGTGGTTGGTAACCGATAAGCTGCGCGCCTTTGGCGAGATCGAACTCATAATAGGTCGGCGTGTTGTCTGCCAATTGAACATCAACGTAATCCACGCCTAGTTTCTCCGCGAGATACGGCACCGTTTCCTCCCATGTAAACGACTTAGGTCCGGCGAGTTGGAAAGCCTCCCCGTATGCCTCCGGTTTGCCGAGCGCAGCTAAAAAACCGAGCACGATGTCGCGCACATCCGCTATATGTTTCTTATAGGATCTTCCGTTCTCATCTCGTGCGATGAGCAGGCGTTCTCCTGCGTCCCCAAACCCCAGTAGTTGTCGGCGGGTTTCGGCTGCGGCTCCTATGGTCCTGTTTGCGTAGGCATTCTGCCAATTGTCAAGGCGAAATTGGACAAAATTCAAGATCTCGTCTCCAGCGGCCACGAAGGCAAAACGGAAAATTGAGATCGGCAGTTGATAACTCCGATAATACCCACGACACATCTCTTCTCCCAGTACCTTTGAGAGTGCATACCACCCGCCCGGTTTCTGAGACATCTCGTCTTCGCGAATCGGTTCTGACAGACCGCCGGGGAGGTATTTCTCATAAGTTGCGTCGGTGCTCGCGAAGAAGAAGTGTTTGAGGTTATTCACGTTCTCACGGGCAGCCTCCAGCATGTTAAACGTACCGCGTGTGTTGATCTCGAAGTAATCCTCATTGGAAAAAGGACCGCCGCCTTGGAATGCCGCCCCAAGATGACAGATCGCCTCTACTCCAGCGACCGCTCTGTTTACATCTGCCGGATTGACCAAACTTCCCTCAACCAATTCAACCGGAAGCCCTTCAAACTTTTCCAGCCGCGAATCCTTTTCCCAAACCAATCCGCGTACTTCATGTCCTTCATTGATGAGTGCTTTGGCAAGATTGGCACCGATTCGGCCAGATATGCCGGTAACAAGAATTTTCATAAAGGTATCTCCTAATTTTATTGTGGAGCTCAGTTAATTTTTTATTTGTGATTTTGACTTTACTTTGTTATCATCAAATCTTCGTAGTGGAAACCTCATACTTTAGTGCAGGGAGGAAACTGTGTCTCCTTTTTTTGCGTAATATGTTTGTGGTAATATGAGTGAAAATATGGTATAATTCGGTTGGCTTTCGTGGGAGGTATCACGCCGCTGCTTGGTGTTGCTTCCACCCCCTTTGATACGAAACATGAAAGCGAGAAAGCCGAATCCTATGATAAAAACCTACCAATATCGAATATATCCGACATTCAAGCAAGCCAAAATCCTGCACGCATGGCTTGAAGCATTGCGAAACCTATACAACCAAGGGTTGCTTTGGCGAAAAGAGATTTTCAACAAAACAGGCGAATCTGTTAATTGGTTTACGCAGGCGAATGCGTTACCCGAATTGCGTCAGGCGTCCAGTACTTTCGGTATGATGCACATTGACGTGTTGCAAGATACCCTACGCCGTCTGGATAACGCCTACCAAGTATTCTTCCGTCGTGTCCAAACAGGTGAAGCACCCGGTTTCCCACGCTTCAAAGGCATAGGTCGTTATCGGTCAATGACTTTTAGCCACCTGTCTAAGAAATTGATTCGTAATATCCGAAAGCGGACCGGACGAATCATTGTGACGAAAGTCGGATATGTAACTATCCGTTATTACCGTTCACTCTCTGATGGGAAGATTAAGCACCTGACCATATAACGCAAGGCATCGGGCTGGTATGCTAATATCGCCGTTGAAATCCCTGATGTGTTAGAAGTTGAAGTCAAAACAACTATTGGCGTTGGCGTTGGCATTGAATCGTTTTTAACAACCTCTGATGGTGAAAGAGTCCATAACCCTCAATACTTTCGTGAATCAGAAAAGAAACTCACAAACACCCCCGAAACCCCCGCTGTTGGGACAGAAGCGCGAAACTTTGTAAGACCCGTTGGGCGGACGCTTCAAACAAGCAACGTCTCTTCAGGGCGGGGTAACTGACGTTGTTATATTTTACGCCACGGTGTCTTAGGTGTCAAAAGGAAAAATAAAAAGTGCAGTCTTTTTGAATGATTGCGGGGTTCTGTTTGTAGCTAGAAAAGCTGAAACCCTCAAATAGCTACCTCTCGGAGTATCTCATGCTGATGCGTAATGAAGGCAGAACCTTAAAAAGCCAGATCGTTATTATGTTCCTTTTCATCGGTTTATCTCCGCTGTTTTCCGCCTCAATCCTCGCTTTCTATTCAAGTGAAAAAACATTGAACGAAGCCATTGGCAAGGTAGAGCGAGATTTCGCGATTAAGGCAATGGATAAAATTGATCGCGAGATGGAGAACATCCGTCTTCTGGTCGAGAACTGGACTAGTTTTGAGAATCGAAAGGTTCTGGCGAACACAGCTATGGAAGGTCAGAAAAAGAGTTACGATGAGTTATTTGAGCAATGGAACCTCGATGGATCGACTTCAACCCCTGGGGCACACTTTCTCAAGAATCTCCAGCGGACAAACCAAACTCAATTCAAGGAAATCTTTCTGACAGACTTGCGTGGATATGTTATCGCTGCTACAGACAAAACAAGTGATTTCGATCAAGGCCCAGCAGACGATCCGCCGTTCGGTGAAAAGTGGTGGGCAGCAGCAAAAGAGAAAGGCGAACATATCGGGGAAATAGCCTTTGATGACAGTGCTGGCGTTTACTCTGTTGATATCAACATGAGCATCAAGGCAGATGACGATGAAACTGTGGGCATCTTAAAGGTGGTCTACAGTGTAGAGAATATCCGGAATCTCATCGGAGGTGGCGGATATGGGACTACGCGGCACTATGAACTACTGAATCGATACGGCTACATCGTTGCAGCGACTATGACAGATCAAGCCGAGATGCTAGAAAAAACATCTCGCGTCGTGCTCCCTGACAACAAGGAGATTTGGAAGAACCGGGCGGCCAAGAATGGGTTTGCTATCGGAGAAACAGAGGACGGGAAAGTGCTTATGGGGTGGTCCCGCGGCGAGGCGTGGACCGTATTGACATACAGCCCCCTCGACGTGGCCCATGCGCCCTTGCGGCAGCAGGCACGGTGGCTTATAGGGGTCTCTGCAGTTGCTACTGTTATCATACTTCTCGTTGCGCTAGCTGTGGGGAATCGTGTGGTCTCTGAAATGCTCGGTAAGGAACTCATGGCACAAGAAATTCAAACCGCTCAGAGTATGCAGATGGGGTTGTTACCCGAACCACTTGATATTAGTGAACTCGATTTGGCAGGGCGTTGTCTCGCAGCGAACCGTGTCGGTGGGGATTATTACAATCATCTGTGGATGGACGACGATCAGAGAAAACTTGCGATCGTCATCGCCGATGTGGCGGGACACGACATGTCTGCAGCAATCCCTGCCGTAATGTTCTCCGGGATGCTTGATTTCGCTGTCAAAGAGGGGACACCCGGTGCGATGCTCACCGCGCTCAATCAGTCGCTCTGTCAACAACCTAAGCGCACACCTTTTATTACCTGTTGTATTGCTATCATTGATCTGGATGAAAAGCAGATGCAATGGTCAAAAGCAGGACATCCCGAAATTTATCACTACTGTACACACAAAGATGCTGTCGAAGAGTTAACTGCCGAAAGCTATCCACTCGGTGTGTCCCAGAAATCCGATTATTCAGATGAAACGGTCCATCTACACGAAGGAGATCTACTCATTCTTTACACTGATGGACTCCCTGAAGCAGCCAACCCCAGTGGGAGGATATACGGCTACAACCGACTCGAAAGGAGTATCCACCGCGTTGCACAAGGTGGCCTCTCATCGATGGAAGGCATCAATCAAATGATAGATGATGTTCGCGGGTTCATTGACAATACCGAGCCGGAAGATGACATAACGGTTGTTGTAGCGAAGGTAACAAAATCCCAATAAGGCGTCATGAAAGATAAGGATATGACTACACAACCGGCTCCCTGTGCTGCGAACGATGTGATAGCTGCTGCTAAAGATGATGAAACCGATGAGCGAGTTCAATTGATTTCATTTCGGGAGCTAGTCCCTGAAATCAAAGATACAGGCTATCTGACACACTCGATTTTTTATTATCCCGCTAAATTTATACCCCATGTTGTAAGATACGCACTGGAGGCCGTGACAAAGGAAGGTGATTGGGTTATTGATCCGTTTGCGGGTTCAGGGACTGTCGGTGTTGAGGCTTACCTATGCAGACGGAATGCGTTTCTGCTAGACCTAAATCCGCTTTTGAATTATATGATCCCACTCAAGGTGCCCACTGAAAGAGGGCAATTGCGTGAAGATTGTCTAAGTCGGATGCTAGATGGTTTAGCAAAAAGTGACAGTGGGTTCACTCCAGCGTGGTCAAATGTAGCTTACTGGTATCCGCCTGAAATGTTAGAGGTTCTTAGTAGGTATTGGGGATTTATCAAAAACAGTGAACGCAGTACATACACCGCAATCATAGAATCGGCTCTGTTGAAGGCAAGCAAGCACTTCTCCTATGCGGAACATAGAACCCCCAAACTGTTCAGGTCTAAAAGTAAGCGAAAATATGTCGAAGAACTGCTGCAGACGGACTGGGAAGAAAAATTAAAAAGGATGATTAGAAGTCATTCATTAGAAACTATACGAAGTATGAATGATTTTGCAACCTTTACTAGCCATCACAATAACTGTGTCGAGTTCACGGGCGGGGTGGATTCCTCCTATTTTTCGTTTCAGCGGGAATTTAACGCCCTAATCACATCTCCGCCTTATCTACAAGCCCAAGAATATATGCGAACCGTCAAAATGGAACTGTTTTGGCTCGGCTATGACGATGAAGAAATAAGGAGTTTGTCCAGACTTGAAATACCGTATCGTAAAGCGGACAGGCTGATTCAAACCCCAACACTGGAGAAAATAAGGTCTGAACTCACACGGGCTGACCTCACAAAGTTATTAGATTCATATTTTTGCCATACTATCAATGCCCTTGAGAATGCAATGAATCAGTTAAAAGCCAACGGAACCGCCTGCATTTTCATCGGAAATCCGTTGATTGATGGAATAAAGGTTGAAATATGGCGAATACTGATGGAGTATTTTACGGACACTGGGTATTTCTTTGAGAATCTGTATGAAGATCGGATAAAGAATCGACAGCTATTTGGAACTAGAAAAAATAAAAATCCTGATGGAATGAAGTCCGAATTTTTGCTGATTTTGAGAAAAGGATG of Candidatus Poribacteria bacterium contains these proteins:
- a CDS encoding nucleotidyltransferase domain-containing protein — translated: MKEEIQFSPEDQQFIDRATDFCQRMGERAVLMLVGSRAANFADEWSDLDLCIIGDKWCLSDEDRRTYERSQQLFVDRGDYEAHWSFYDEEDLRVWLETWPNEMMWLVATSQPFYGCLTTAEELKHRYRLYPLVVAENKLKWMFGKYYYSQRGPLAMAARKHTEMAFIAVGNVIEYLCKICCIAEKQPFPYSKWLVAAAKQTQLGAMVYPSIQRAVGGIEEFINPPTDRHWRDWLPVKELRATLPIVQNGLKELGWVYDWIDNPERVYFEETVKRPEP
- a CDS encoding NAD(P)-dependent oxidoreductase — translated: MKILVTGISGRIGANLAKALINEGHEVRGLVWEKDSRLEKFEGLPVELVEGSLVNPADVNRAVAGVEAICHLGAAFQGGGPFSNEDYFEINTRGTFNMLEAARENVNNLKHFFFASTDATYEKYLPGGLSEPIREDEMSQKPGGWYALSKVLGEEMCRGYYRSYQLPISIFRFAFVAAGDEILNFVQFRLDNWQNAYANRTIGAAAETRRQLLGFGDAGERLLIARDENGRSYKKHIADVRDIVLGFLAALGKPEAYGEAFQLAGPKSFTWEETVPYLAEKLGVDYVDVQLADNTPTYYEFDLAKGAQLIGYQPQFDIFKMIDSAIEFRQGAASDVIPTEITAA
- a CDS encoding SpoIIE family protein phosphatase, which gives rise to MLMRNEGRTLKSQIVIMFLFIGLSPLFSASILAFYSSEKTLNEAIGKVERDFAIKAMDKIDREMENIRLLVENWTSFENRKVLANTAMEGQKKSYDELFEQWNLDGSTSTPGAHFLKNLQRTNQTQFKEIFLTDLRGYVIAATDKTSDFDQGPADDPPFGEKWWAAAKEKGEHIGEIAFDDSAGVYSVDINMSIKADDDETVGILKVVYSVENIRNLIGGGGYGTTRHYELLNRYGYIVAATMTDQAEMLEKTSRVVLPDNKEIWKNRAAKNGFAIGETEDGKVLMGWSRGEAWTVLTYSPLDVAHAPLRQQARWLIGVSAVATVIILLVALAVGNRVVSEMLGKELMAQEIQTAQSMQMGLLPEPLDISELDLAGRCLAANRVGGDYYNHLWMDDDQRKLAIVIADVAGHDMSAAIPAVMFSGMLDFAVKEGTPGAMLTALNQSLCQQPKRTPFITCCIAIIDLDEKQMQWSKAGHPEIYHYCTHKDAVEELTAESYPLGVSQKSDYSDETVHLHEGDLLILYTDGLPEAANPSGRIYGYNRLERSIHRVAQGGLSSMEGINQMIDDVRGFIDNTEPEDDITVVVAKVTKSQ
- a CDS encoding D-alanine--D-alanine ligase, whose amino-acid sequence is MEKEQLLEKRIAVLMGGKSGERQVSLRSGARITAALQRLGADVATIDPIDLDWVERLRADAVEIAFLGVHGKGCEDGTIQGVLEAFEFSYTGSGVLASALAMNKIMTKRVLSTLDIPTPDYLAVDPNQNLDLQCEEAIDRLGLPIVLKPASEGSSIGVSIISELPEVRRIAYKTQHQFGEILFERYIRGQEVTVGLLGINENLRALPVLELVPKREFYDYEAKYTEGMTEFIIPARLSDSLTEEVQEIALGTHQAVGCWGYSRVDMLVDTDGQPYVMEINTLPGLTDLSDLPAQAAAAGMSYDELIYEILTSAQARLIASD
- a CDS encoding helix-turn-helix domain-containing protein, with amino-acid sequence MIKTYQYRIYPTFKQAKILHAWLEALRNLYNQGLLWRKEIFNKTGESVNWFTQANALPELRQASSTFGMMHIDVLQDTLRRLDNAYQVFFRRVQTGEAPGFPRFKGIGRYRSMTFSHLSKKLIRNIRKRTGRIIVTKVGYVTIRYYRSLSDGKIKHLTI
- a CDS encoding transposase, translated to MLEVEVKTTIGVGVGIESFLTTSDGERVHNPQYFRESEKKLTNTPETPAVGTEARNFVRPVGRTLQTSNVSSGRGN